Within Ornithorhynchus anatinus isolate Pmale09 unplaced genomic scaffold, mOrnAna1.pri.v4 scaffold_402_arrow_ctg1, whole genome shotgun sequence, the genomic segment TCCTCCTTTTCCTTATAACACGGGGTTCCTTTTTTCTTACAACGCGGGGTCGTTAACCCCCTTTCCTATAACGCGGGGTTGATGGTTCCTTTTCCCTACAACGCGGGGGCCCCTCTTCTCTTACAACGCGGGGTCACTTACCCTCCTTTTCCCTATAACCCAGGGTTCCTCTTCTCTTACAACGCGGAGTCCTTGACTCCCTTTTTCCTATAACGCGAGGTTGGTGGCTCCTCCCTACAACGCGGGGGGCCCCTCTTCTCTTACAACGCGGGGTCATTGATCCTCCTTTTCCTTATAACACGGGGTTCCTTTTTTCTTACAACGCGGGGTCGTTGACCCCCTTTCCTATAACGCGGGGTTGATGGTTCCTTTTCCCTACAACGCGGGGCCCTCTTCTCTTACAACGCGGGGTTATTGACCCCCTTTTCCCAATAACGCGGGGTTGATGGTTCCTTTTCCCTACAACGCGGGGGCTCCTCTTCTCTTACAACGCGGGGTCACTTACCCTCCTTTTCCCTATAACCCAGGGTTCCTCTTCTCTTACAACGCGGAGTCCTTGACTCCCTTTTTCCTATAACGCGAGGTTGGTGGCTCCTTCTCCCTACGACGCGGGTTCCTCTTCTCTTACAACGCGGGGTCATTGATCCTCCTTTTCCTTATAACACGGGATTCCTTTTTTCTTACAACGCGGGGTCGTTTACCCCCTTTCCGATAACGCGGGGTTGATGGCTCCTTTTCCCTACAACGCGGGGGCTCCTCTTCTCTTACAACGCGGGGTCATTGCCCCCCTTTCACCATAACGCGGGGATCGTGGTTCCTTCTCCCTACGACGCGGGGTTCCTCTTTTCTTACAACGCGAGGTCattgacaccccccccccttttctctaTAGCGCAGGATTCCTCTTCTCTTACAATGCGGGGTCATTGACCCTCCTTTTCCCTATAACGTGGGGGCTCCTCTTCTCTTACAACGCGGGGGTCATTGCCCCCCTTTCACCATAACGCAGGGATCGTGGTTCTTTCTCCCTACAACGCGGGGTTATTGACTCTCTTTACCCTATAACGCGAGGTTGGTGGTTCCTTCTCCCTACAACGCGGGGCGCCCCTTCTCTTACAAAGCGGAGTCATTGACTCCCTTTTCTCTATAACGCGGGGTTCATCTTACAACACGGGGTCATTGACTCCCTTTTCTCTATAACGCGGGGCTCCTCTTACAACGCAGGGTCATTGACCCTCCTTTTCCCTATAACGCGGGGGCTCCTCTTCTCTTACAACGGGGGATCATTGACTCCCTTTTCCCTATAACGCGGGAATCGTGGTTCCTTCTCCCTACAACACGGGGTTCACTgacccccctcccttttccctataACACGGGGCGCGTTGACCCACTCCTCTTCCTAGAACGCGGGCTGGCGACGCCTTGTCTCTTTTATAACGCGGTGCCCGTTGGGCGCCTTTCTCTCTATAACGCGGTGCCCGTTGGGCGCCTTTTTTCTAAACGCGGTGCCCGTTGGGCGTCTTTTTCCATTACGCGGAGTTCGCTGGGCACTTTTCTATAACACGGTGCCCGTTGGGCGCCTTTTTTCTAAACGCGGTGCCCGTTGGGCGCCTTTTTTCTAAAGGCGGTGCCCGTTGGGCGCCTTTTTTCTAAACGCGGTGCCCGTTGGGCGCCTTTTTCCATTACGCGGTGCCCGTTGGGCGCCTTTTTTCTAAACGCGGTGCCCATTGGGCGTCTTTTTCCATTACGCGGTGCCCGTTGGGCGCCTTTTTTCTAAACGCGGTGTCCGTTGGGCGTCTTTGCCATTGCGCGGTGTTCGCTGGGCACTTTTTCTATAACGCGGTGCCCGTTGGGCGCCTTTTTTCTATAACGCGGTGCCTGTCGGGCCCTTTCTTTCTATAACGCCGTGTTCGTTTGGGCGCCTTTTTCTCTATAACGCGGTGGTCGTTGGTCCTTCTCCCCATAACGCGGGGCGCCTTTCCTCTTACGACGCGGGGGTCATCGACCCCCTTCTCCCCTATAACGCGGGGCGCATTGACCCCCCTTTTCCCTTATACCGCGGGGCGCGGTGAACCCCCTCTCGATAACGCGGGCTCAGGACGCCTCTTCCCCTTACAACGCGGTGTCCGTTGGGCGCCTTTCCCTctataattcattcgttcaatagtttttattgaccTACAACGCGGTGGCCGTTTGGGCGCCTTTTTTCCTATAACGCGGTGTCTTCCCCTCCTACAACGCGGGGGGTCATTGACCCCCTTTTCCCTATAACGCGGGGCGCGGTGACCCCCTTCTCTATAACGCGGGCTCAGGACGCCTCTTCCCCTTATAACGCGGTGGCCGTCGGGCGTCTTTTTTCTATAACGTGGCGGGTGTCGGGCGCCTTTTTCTCTACAACGCGGCGGGCGCCTTTTCTCTATAACGTGGCGGGCGTCCTTTTTCTATAACGCGGCGGCCATCGGGCTCCTTTTTCTCTATAACGCGGCCCTCGTCGGGCGCCTTTTTCTCTCTAACGTGGCTCTCGTTGGGCACCTTTTTCTCTCTAACACGCCGGGCGCCTTTTTCCTATAACGCGTCGGCCATCGGGCACCCTTTTCTCTCTAACGTGGCGGCCGTCGGGTGCCTTTCTTCTATAACACGGCAGGCGTCGGGCGCCTTTTTCTCATAACGCGTCGAGCGTCGGGTGCCTTTTTCCTATAACGTGGCGGCCGTCGGGCGCTTTTTCCCGATAACACGGGGGGTGTCGGGCGCCTTTTCTAACACGGCGGCCGTCGGGCACCTTTTTCTATAACGCAGCGGCTGGGCGCCTTTTCCCTCTAACACGGGGGGTGTCGGGCGCCTTTTCTCTCGAACGCGGCGGCCGTCGGGCGCCTTTTTCTCTATAACGCGGCAGGCGTCGGATGCCTTTCTTCTATAACGCGGCGCTCGTCGGGCCCCTTTTTCTCTATAATGCGGTGCTCGTCGGGTGCCTTGATCTAATGCGGCGCTCGACGGGCGCCTTGTTTTCTCTAACGCAGCGCTCGTTGGGCGCCTTTTTCTCTATAACGCCGCCGTCGTCGGGCGCCTTGTTCTCTCTAACGCAGCGCTTGTCGGGCGCCTTTTTTTATAACGCAGCGGCCGTCGGGTGCCTTTTTCTCTTTAACTCAGCGGGCGGCGGGCACCTTTTTCTCTATAACGCGGCGGGCGGCGGGTGCCTTGTTCTCTATAATGCGGCGGCCATCGGGCGCCTTTCCTCTCTAACGCGGCGCTTGTCGGGCGCCTTTTTCTCTCTTAACGCGGCGGTTGTCGGGTGCCTTTCTTCTATAACACGACACTCATCGGGCCCCTTTTTCTCTATAACGCAGCGCTCGTCGGGTGCCTTGTTCTAACGCGGCGCTCGTCGGGTGCCTTGTTCTAACGCGGCGCTCGACGGGCGCCTTGTTCTCTCTAACGCAGCGCTCGTCGGGCGCCTTTTTCTCTATAACGCTGCTCTCGTCGGGTGCCTTTTTCTCTATAACGCAGCGCTCGTCGGGTGCCTTGTTCTAACGCGGCGCTCGACGGGCGCCTTGTTCTCTCTAACGCAGCGCTCGTCGGGCGCCTTTTTCTCTATAACGCCGCCGTCGGGCTCCTTGTTCTCTCTAACGCAGCGCTTGTCGGGCGCCTTTTTCTCATAACACGGCGGCCATCGGGCGCCTTTTTCTCTATAACGCCGTCGTTGTCGGGTGCCTTGTTCTCTATAACACAGTGGGCGTCAGGCGCCTTTCTCTATAACGCGTCGGGTGCCTTTCTTCTATAACGCGGCGGCTGTCGAGAGCCTTTTTCTCTGTAACGCGGCGGGCGCCTTTTTCTCTACAACGCGTCGGGCGCCTTTTCTCTCTAACGCGGCGGCCGTCGGGCGTCGCTTTCTAATTGCGTCGGGCGCCTTTTCTCTCTAACGCGGTGATCGTTGGGCTCCTTTTTCTCTATAACGCGGTGGTCAtcgatcctcttctccctctaaggGCGTCGGGCGCCTTTTGGCTATCACGCGGCGGTCGTCGGGCGTCTTTTTTCTATTACGCGGGGGGCGTTGACCCCCTTCTCCCTATAACGCCGGGGCGACGCCTCCTCCCCTCTTATGACACGGTCGTCGTCggaccccccccccatttctctaTAACGCGGGCGTGGTGACGCCCCTTCCCCTTAGAGCGCCGTCATCGGcgaccccccttctccctctaataattaataataagaataacgatggtatccgttaagcgctgactctgtgccgagcactgctgtaagccgctgggtagatccggggtcctcaggtggtccctcgtgaggctcgccgtctccatccccagttgacaggcgaggaaaccgaggcccggaggagggaagcggccccggtcacccagccgacccgggggcggggccgggattcgaacccgcgacctccgacccccaggcccttgccgCGCTGCGTCTCTggaacgcgggggggggggggggggcggcgacccCCCTCTGACCTACCACACGGTTGTCTTAGACGCCCCTTCGTCGGCAGACGGCGTggacaccctcccttcccccccgtgGAAATCCGTGCGTTCGATCGTCTTTCTggggcgcttaccgggtgcggagcactgcgctaagcgcttgggcaaatcggtaacagatagagacggtccccgccctcggacgggctcCCGGTCGAACCGGGGGTCGTCAAGCGCCCAACGTGAAaggggagcagcgcggctcagcgggaagagcccgggcttgggagtcggaggtcgcgggttcgaatcccgcccctgcccggctgggtggccgtgggcgagtcacttctctgggcctcggttccctcctccggcaaatggggatgaagaccgggagcctcccgcgggaccacccgacgaccctgtctctcccccagcgcttagcacagcgctgcgcacatagtaagcgctgaaccgatACCGACATCagcattatctcccccagcgcgtagaagagTGGTCGGCGCACAGTGGACGCTCAACAAATAGCCTGAATGAATCGATCacgtcccgggggcggggggggacgaccGGGGGCcagtcacctccctcccccgggcctcagtttccccctctggaagCCGGGGGAGGTCGGAGCCCAGCGCCGGGGGCCCCGGCTGACCGTGGCGGTCGTCTCTCACAGTGCCTCGCCTTCCACGACGTCGCCCCTCAGGCTCCCGTCCACTTCCTGGTCATCCCCAAGAAGCCCATCGTCCGCATGGCCGAGGCCGAGGACGCCGACGAGAACGTGAGCGCGGCGCTGagcgcgccggggggcgggggttcgGGAGGGTCGGGAGACGCCCGATCCTCGCCCTCGGGGGGCACCCGAGCCgctccgtgcggagcgctgtgctgagcgcgccgagcgctggggagggccCGGTCCAGTCCCCGGacccccggtccccgccccgaaggagccgccgggccggggggggggtcccgtgcctcagtttcccctccgtccgtcccccccgccaGGTCCTGGGCCACCTGCTGACGGTGGGGCGGAAGTGCGCGGCCCAGCTGGGCCTGTCCGGCGGCTACCGCATGGTCTTCAACGACGGCCCCGACGGCGGCCAGTCCGTctaccacctccacctccacgtGCTCGGCGGACGCCAGATGGGCTGGCCCCCCggctagccccccccccccacacccgccCCGCTCgggtcgcccccgcccccgggtggcccgccctccccctccgctggccccccgtccccccccaccccccgggccctgGCTCCAGAGATGGCCACTGGGGGACGACGACGTCCGGtttgccccgcccccaccccaggtagcgccccccatccccccgactATGGCCACTGGGGGGGGACTTCCGGTTAGCCCCAGgaagtctcccctccccctccgctagCCCACCATCCCCCAGACTCGGCCGTGGGGGGGACGACCTCCGGTCGGCCCCACCCCGgtagccccccatcccccccccccccccgactaggCCCTAGGTCCAAAGATggccaccgggggggggggacgggacttcCGGTTTGCCCCGCGCCCACCCCCCAGGGGGcaaccccacccccggccagccCAGGACCACCCACCCGGCGGAGGGAGGCGCCCCACGACGCACAATAAACGGAGGCGGCTCCGGAAGCGACTCCGCCTCCTGCCTCGGGCGGGGccgaccggggcggggggcggggggagaccgaggcccggggaagggaggcgaccggcccggggtcactCAGCGGGGGGCCGgcatgggggattagaacccgggacccgcCGACTCCCGGCCGGGTAAGTACCGCGCCGGaccctgtgccgagcgccgggagaGGCCAGACAGGACAAGGACCGGGCGCGCGGTCCCGCCCTCCGtcggtgctacttattgagcgcttcccgcgtgccgCGCCGAGCGCCCGGGGGAGGACGCCGCGACGCACGGAGCGGACCCTCGCGCCCTCCGCCGGCGCTATTGGCCGGGCGCCGCGCTACCCCCCGAGGGACCCCCAGATCTGGGCCCAGGAGAgcagggcggcggcggccaggAGGAGGCAGGCGACGACGGCCAGCAGGACCCCGAGGTGCGGGCGCCGCGGCCGGCCgggcggtggggccggggccgggacccccaGCCAGAAGCTCAGCGTCGAGGGgtcctcctgggggggggggggggggggggggggtcggaggtgggAACAGGTCGGTCACGTGGTctggaggggacccccccccccgtccctcctgtGCGCATGCGTAACTCCGCACGGTGGGGCACGTGTAGCTCCGTGCCCGCCCCTTGCGCATGCGTGGCCCGCCCCATCAGGACACGTGCACCTCTGGTTGTGCTCCTCGCGCATGCGTGGTCCCCGGGAGGGGGGGCGGTGCCCCTGGCCTTGCTCTTTGCGCATGCGTGGCCCTGCCCATCAGGGCGCGTACATGGCTAATCCTGCTCTTTACGCATGCGTGGCTCTGCCCATTAGCGCACGTGCAGCTTTAGTCCCGCCCCTTGCGCATGCGTGGCCCGCCCCATCAGGACACGTGCACCTCTGGTTGCCCTCCTCGCGCATGCGTGGTCCCCGGGAGGGGGGGCGGTGCCCCTGGCCTTGCTCTTTGCGCATGCGTGGCCCTGCCCATCAGGGCACGTGCACCGCTAATCCCGCTCCTTGCTAatgcgtgccccccccccccaccaggccaCGTGCACCTCTGGTCCCGTCCCTTGCACATGCGTGGTCCCAGGGGGGGTTGGGGCATCGCCTCTGGCCCCGCTCATCAGAGCACGTGCACCGCTAATCCCGCTCCTTGCGCCTGCGTGGCCCCCCTCACCGGGGCACGTGCCCCTCTAATCCCGCTCCTTGcgcaggccgggccccgcccacccgggCGCGTGCCTCTGTGGTCCCGCTCATTGCGCATGCGCTGCTCCACCCTCACAATTAGTCATCAGCCCCCGCCCCTTGCGCATGCGTAGCAGCCCTCGCCTCGCAGAGACAACCCCGCCCCTTGCCCATGCGTGGCCCCGCCCACAGCGCTCTGGACGCTCTCGGCCCCGACCCCCGGGACACGTGCAGGCCTGTCCCGCCCTTGGCGCATGCGTAGCCCCCCCACCGCGCACAGGCAGCCCCGCCCATCGGGAAACACGTGCATCTGTGTCCTCGCCCTTGCGCATGCGTCGCCCCCACCACGCAGAAGAAGCCCCGCCCATGGGGGGGGTCCCTCCCCGTTGCGCATGCGTAGCACCCCCCCACCGTGCACAGAAAGCCCCGCGCACCCCCCCCCGCGGCCCTCCCCTTGCGCATGCGTGCTCCCCCACCGGGCACCGGAAGCCCCGCCCCTCAGTGCACGTGCATTCCTGACCCGCCCCTTGCGCATGCGTAGCCCCCCACCACGCAGAAGCCCCGCCCATCGGGGAGGTCCGTGCGTCTGTTCCCTCCCCTTTGCGCATGCGTCGCGCACACAGCAAGCCCCGCCCACCAGGGGCGTCCCCTGCGCATGCGCAGACCCGCCAAAGGAAGCCCCTTGCGCATGCGTGGTAGGCACCTCCGGGAGTCGGCCGAGGCGCCCGTCGCGGGGGAGGGTCCAGCACGCATGCgccgcccggggcggggccgcgccCCCCGGCGGCCGCTCGCGGAACAGCGGGTTGGTCCGCAGCGCCGGCGTCCAGCCACGAGGGGGCGCCACGCCGGGCTCCGCCTGCCGGGAGAGGAGCCCGAGGGTCGGAGGGGGAAGGCGCGTCCCCCGGCCtcgaatattaataataatattaataataatagcaatcataatagcaataataaccgAGGATTCcgtgaagcgctgactatgcgccaaccaccgttctaagcgccggcggcgGGGCAAGATCGTCAGGCGGTCACCGTCTCCttccccattggacagaggagggaaatgattattatcattatcattattatcatcaataagaataataacgtcggtttttattaagcgttctaagcgctggggggagaggcagggtcatcagggtgtccccgtttgacagaggagggaaactgaggcccagagaaggggagcgagcggcccgaggtcacccagcggacaagcggcgggggcgggatt encodes:
- the HINT1 gene encoding histidine triad nucleotide-binding protein 1 → MAEETRRAREARPEASQDTIFARILRREIPAKILFEDEQCLAFHDVAPQAPVHFLVIPKKPIVRMAEAEDADENVLGHLLTVGRKCAAQLGLSGGYRMVFNDGPDGGQSVYHLHLHVLGGRQMGWPPG